The following are encoded in a window of Candidatus Fluviicola riflensis genomic DNA:
- a CDS encoding flavin reductase, translating to MVTYDPKELPIPKLHQYLLGAIGPRPIAFASTIDENGNNNLSPFSFFNVFSAAPPILIFSPARNGRTNTTKDTYNNVKQIPEVVINIVNHDILHQMSLSSSPYPPEVDEFVKAGFTPVASETIRPMRVLESPVQFECKVNQVIELGDQGGAGNLVICEVTKIHISEAVLDENGMIDQKKINLVARMGGNWYCHANEASMFEVTKPLTTIGIGFDQLPEDIRNSKVLTPNDLAQLAGVTELPNETDVNEYKLLELSDFFLTLEDEPAKLELELHQRAQQLIAENNIEGAWMTLLSFND from the coding sequence ATGGTAACGTACGATCCGAAAGAATTACCCATTCCGAAATTGCATCAATACCTCCTTGGGGCTATTGGTCCGCGTCCGATTGCGTTTGCCTCTACGATCGATGAAAACGGAAACAACAACCTTTCGCCTTTCAGTTTTTTCAATGTTTTCAGTGCGGCACCGCCCATTTTGATTTTTTCGCCGGCGCGAAACGGTCGCACGAATACCACCAAAGACACGTACAACAACGTGAAACAGATTCCGGAAGTGGTGATCAATATTGTGAATCACGACATTTTGCACCAGATGAGCCTTAGCAGTTCACCGTACCCGCCTGAAGTGGATGAATTTGTGAAAGCCGGTTTTACGCCTGTAGCTTCTGAAACCATCCGACCGATGCGCGTGTTGGAATCGCCGGTGCAGTTTGAATGCAAAGTGAACCAGGTCATCGAATTGGGTGATCAGGGCGGAGCCGGGAACCTCGTGATTTGCGAAGTGACCAAAATTCACATCAGCGAAGCGGTTCTCGACGAAAACGGTATGATCGATCAGAAAAAGATCAATCTCGTAGCCCGAATGGGCGGAAATTGGTACTGTCACGCCAACGAAGCATCGATGTTTGAGGTTACCAAACCGCTTACAACTATTGGAATTGGTTTTGATCAGTTGCCTGAAGATATTCGCAACAGTAAAGTGCTCACTCCGAATGATCTGGCACAATTGGCCGGGGTTACCGAATTGCCGAATGAAACCGATGTAAACGAGTATAAGTTGTTGGAACTAAGTGATTTTTTCCTAACTTTAGAAGACGAACCGGCAAAATTGGAGTTGGAACTGCACCAGCGTGCACAACAGCTTATTGCCGAAAATAATATAGAAGGAGCCTGGATGACCCTGCTCTCATTTAACGATTAA